One part of the Anser cygnoides isolate HZ-2024a breed goose chromosome 9, Taihu_goose_T2T_genome, whole genome shotgun sequence genome encodes these proteins:
- the RAP2B gene encoding ras-related protein Rap-2b, giving the protein MREYKVVVLGSGGVGKSALTVQFVTGSFIEKYDPTIEDFYRKEIEVDSSPSVLEILDTAGTEQFASMRDLYIKNGQGFILVYSLVNQQSFQDIKPMRDQIIRVKRYERVPMILVGNKVDLEGEREVSFGEGKALAEEWSCPFMETSAKNKASVDELFAEIVRQMNYASQPNGDEQCCAACAIL; this is encoded by the coding sequence ATGCGGGAGTACaaggtggtggtgctgggctcGGGCGGCGTGGGCAAGTCCGCCCTCACCGTCCAGTTCGTGACCGGCTCGTTCATCGAGAAGTACGACCCCACCATCGAGGACTTCTACCGCAAGGAGATCGAGGTGGACTCCTCGCCGTCGGTGCTGGAGATCCTGGACACGGCGGGCACCGAGCAGTTCGCCTCCATGCGGGACCTCTACATCAAGAACGGGCAGGGCTTCATCCTGGTCTACAGCCTGGTCAACCAGCAGAGCTTCCAGGACATCAAGCCCATGCGGGACCAGATCATCCGCGTCAAGAGGTACGAGCGGGTGCCCATGATCCTGGTGGGCAACAAGGTGGACCTGGAGGGCGAGCGGGAGGTCTCCTTCGGGGAAGGCAAGGCGCTGGCCGAGGAGTGGAGCTGCCCCTTCATGGAGACCTCGGCCAAAAACAAAGCCTCGGTGGACGAGCTCTTCGCCGAGATCGTCAGGCAGATGAACTACGCCTCGCAGCCCAACGGGGACGAGCAGTGCTGCGCCGCCTGCGCCATCCTCTGA